The Pirellulales bacterium genome has a window encoding:
- a CDS encoding multidrug efflux RND transporter permease subunit, translated as MSFFIDRPIFACVLSLVFLLAGGLAFFGLPIAQYPEVAPPTISVTAIYPGASAKLVSDSVASTIEQQLFGVEHKLYMSAQCTNDGRMELTVTFEVGTDLDLAQVSVQNRVSLALPKLPQAVRDQGVNVKKKSPSIILCVNLVSPDKSRDVDYLSNYASRQIKDVLADVKGVGDVTFLGEREYSMRIWLDPKALASRKLSPGDLIAAIKTHNSVVPAGQLGAQPAPSGTAFQYPLQTQGQLSDEQQFKEIVVKSEPGAKLTTLGQVSRVELGAKNYDVETTLDGQPSITLAVFQLPGSNALDTAHGVRAAMEALSKRFPPGVSYQIVYDTTPFIDESIHEVEKALRDAVILVAIVVLVFLQSWRASIIPLLAVPVAIIGTFAALAALGFSLNNLSLFGLVLAIGIVVDDAIVVVENVEHHMAHGLAPKEATRKAMQEVAGPIIATTLVLCAVFIPTAFVPGLTGQFYRQFAITIAISTLISSINSLTLTPALCPILLRPRGEARDPLTKLLNLTLGWFFAGFNRVFDVTTGGYMRAVKLLVRGSIVSLLVYGGLLLGTYLGFSRASFGFVPAQDKGYLLLNVQLPDGASLERTRRLLQRIDQVASKTEGVDHTIAIAGQSMVANAVGSNMASMFVILKPFEYRVHHGGLHADQVLAALRRECDQEFERDPTLEQAPIAIFGAPPVDGLGNAGGFKLMIEDRGNQELEFLEGMTQNVIEAAAKRGGVVGLMTTFRASAPQYYVDVNRVRASAAGVPLDEIYNTLGVFLGSRYVNDFFLEGRNLQVNLQADAPFRADESAVRSLQVRSTSGKMVPLSALLLNRQRSASGLQETFGPPVVTRYNGHPAAPINGAPAPGVSSGTALRLMETTAQDELPPSMAAEWTELSYLQATQGNTAVIVFILAVVLVFLVLAAQYESWSLPLAVILIVPMCLLSALIGIEARALDINIFTQIGLIVLVGLASKNAILIVEFARAQQKAGRSGFDATMEACRLRLRPILMTSFAFILGVVPLVISRGAGAEMRQTLGTAVFAGMLGVTIFGIFLTPVFYFVVQWLTGGRGEKPSSS; from the coding sequence ATGAGCTTCTTCATCGACCGACCGATCTTCGCCTGCGTGCTGTCGCTGGTGTTTCTGCTGGCCGGCGGTTTGGCGTTTTTTGGGCTTCCGATCGCGCAGTATCCGGAAGTCGCTCCGCCGACGATCTCGGTGACGGCGATTTATCCCGGCGCCAGCGCGAAGCTCGTCTCCGACTCGGTCGCCTCGACGATCGAGCAGCAGCTCTTCGGCGTCGAGCACAAGCTCTACATGTCGGCTCAGTGTACGAACGACGGCCGGATGGAATTGACCGTGACGTTCGAGGTCGGGACCGATCTCGATTTGGCCCAGGTCTCGGTGCAGAATCGAGTGTCGCTCGCTCTGCCGAAGCTACCGCAAGCGGTCCGCGATCAGGGGGTGAACGTCAAGAAGAAATCGCCGAGCATCATTCTCTGCGTGAATCTGGTTTCGCCCGACAAAAGCCGCGACGTCGATTATCTGAGCAACTATGCCTCGCGACAGATCAAGGACGTTTTGGCCGACGTGAAAGGGGTCGGCGATGTGACGTTTCTCGGCGAGCGCGAATACAGCATGCGGATTTGGCTCGATCCCAAGGCGCTGGCCTCGCGGAAGCTCAGCCCGGGCGATCTGATCGCGGCGATCAAGACGCACAATTCGGTCGTGCCCGCCGGGCAACTCGGCGCGCAGCCGGCGCCGTCCGGGACGGCGTTTCAATACCCATTGCAGACCCAGGGACAGTTGAGTGACGAGCAGCAATTCAAGGAAATCGTCGTCAAGAGCGAGCCGGGGGCAAAGCTGACCACGCTCGGTCAGGTCTCGAGAGTCGAACTCGGAGCCAAGAATTACGACGTCGAAACGACGCTCGATGGCCAGCCGAGCATCACGTTGGCCGTTTTCCAATTGCCTGGATCGAACGCTCTGGACACGGCCCACGGCGTCCGAGCCGCGATGGAAGCTCTATCCAAGCGCTTTCCGCCCGGCGTGAGCTATCAAATCGTCTACGACACCACGCCTTTCATCGACGAATCGATCCATGAGGTCGAGAAGGCCCTGCGTGACGCGGTAATTCTGGTCGCGATCGTCGTGCTTGTGTTCTTGCAAAGCTGGCGGGCGTCGATCATTCCACTGTTGGCCGTGCCGGTGGCCATCATTGGCACTTTCGCGGCCCTGGCGGCGCTGGGTTTCAGCTTGAACAATCTCTCGCTGTTCGGCCTGGTGCTGGCGATCGGCATCGTGGTGGACGATGCGATCGTCGTGGTCGAAAACGTCGAGCATCACATGGCGCATGGCCTCGCGCCGAAGGAAGCGACTCGCAAGGCGATGCAGGAGGTCGCCGGACCGATTATCGCCACGACGCTCGTCTTGTGTGCCGTGTTCATTCCGACCGCGTTTGTGCCGGGGCTTACCGGGCAGTTCTATCGGCAATTCGCGATCACGATCGCGATTTCGACGTTGATTTCGTCGATCAATTCGCTGACGTTGACTCCCGCGCTCTGCCCGATCCTATTGCGGCCTCGCGGCGAAGCCCGCGATCCGCTGACCAAGCTGCTGAACTTGACGCTCGGTTGGTTCTTTGCGGGATTCAACCGCGTGTTCGACGTGACGACCGGCGGGTATATGCGCGCTGTGAAGCTGCTCGTGCGCGGCTCCATCGTGTCGCTCTTGGTTTACGGCGGGCTGCTCTTAGGCACATATCTGGGGTTCTCGCGGGCCAGCTTTGGCTTCGTCCCGGCACAGGACAAGGGCTATCTGCTCTTGAATGTGCAGCTTCCCGACGGGGCTTCGCTGGAGCGCACTCGCCGCCTATTGCAGCGGATCGACCAGGTGGCTTCGAAGACCGAGGGGGTGGACCACACGATCGCGATTGCCGGGCAGTCGATGGTGGCCAACGCGGTCGGGTCGAACATGGCCTCGATGTTCGTGATCTTGAAGCCGTTCGAGTATCGCGTTCATCACGGCGGGCTGCACGCCGACCAGGTGCTGGCGGCGCTGCGCCGCGAGTGCGATCAGGAATTCGAGCGCGACCCAACTCTCGAACAAGCGCCCATCGCCATCTTCGGCGCCCCGCCCGTCGATGGATTGGGAAATGCCGGCGGATTCAAGCTGATGATCGAAGACCGCGGCAATCAGGAACTCGAATTCCTTGAGGGAATGACGCAAAACGTGATCGAAGCGGCGGCCAAGCGGGGCGGAGTCGTCGGATTGATGACTACGTTTCGGGCCAGCGCGCCGCAATATTATGTCGACGTGAACCGCGTCCGCGCGAGCGCGGCCGGCGTGCCGCTCGACGAGATTTACAACACGCTGGGCGTCTTTCTCGGCTCGCGGTATGTGAACGATTTCTTTTTGGAGGGGCGAAATCTCCAGGTAAATCTTCAAGCCGATGCTCCGTTCCGCGCCGACGAGAGCGCCGTCCGCTCGCTGCAAGTGCGGAGCACGTCGGGCAAGATGGTCCCGCTTTCGGCTCTGTTGCTCAATCGCCAACGAAGCGCGAGCGGGCTGCAAGAGACGTTTGGCCCGCCCGTCGTCACGCGGTACAACGGCCATCCGGCAGCCCCGATCAACGGCGCCCCCGCGCCGGGGGTGAGTTCCGGCACAGCCTTGCGTTTGATGGAGACGACCGCCCAAGACGAATTGCCGCCGTCGATGGCCGCCGAATGGACCGAGTTGAGCTATTTGCAGGCGACCCAGGGCAACACGGCCGTGATTGTATTCATCTTGGCGGTGGTGCTTGTGTTCCTGGTGCTGGCCGCGCAATACGAAAGCTGGTCGCTCCCGCTGGCGGTGATCCTGATCGTGCCGATGTGCTTGCTCAGCGCACTGATCGGCATCGAGGCCCGCGCACTGGATATCAATATCTTCACGCAGATCGGCTTGATCGTGCTCGTTGGTCTGGCCAGCAAGAATGCGATTTTAATCGTCGAATTCGCCCGGGCTCAGCAAAAGGCCGGCCGCTCGGGCTTCGACGCCACCATGGAAGCTTGCCGGCTGCGGCTGCGACCGATTCTGATGACGTCGTTCGCCTTTATTCTCGGAGTCGTGCCGCTGGTGATCTCCCGCGGCGCCGGCGCGGAAATGCGGCAAACGCTGGGCACCGCCGTTTTCGCGGGAATGCTAGGGGTGACGATCTTTGGCATCTTTCTGACGCCGGTGTTCTACTTTGTCGTCCAATGGCTGACTGGCGGACGCGGCGAGAAGCCGTCGTCGTCGTAG